Proteins co-encoded in one Methanolacinia paynteri genomic window:
- a CDS encoding molybdopterin dinucleotide binding domain-containing protein — protein sequence MKYIMLTGRSIKQGESIEQKLSQNYSLITSTCFMNLLDMVNLELEDGENIRAISDSGSVVFHVAGDEGLKSGTVFIPYGPYCNMLISELTHGSGMPDFKSCEIEIGRTDENVLSVIDLLSEAGGKEL from the coding sequence ATGAAGTACATAATGCTGACCGGAAGATCGATTAAGCAGGGCGAGAGCATAGAGCAAAAACTCTCGCAAAATTACAGCCTGATTACTTCGACATGTTTCATGAATCTTCTCGACATGGTCAACCTCGAACTTGAAGACGGGGAGAACATCAGGGCGATCTCTGATTCAGGATCGGTGGTCTTTCATGTCGCCGGAGACGAGGGACTAAAGTCCGGGACGGTGTTCATCCCGTACGGACCGTACTGCAATATGCTGATCTCCGAGCTTACACATGGATCGGGGATGCCTGATTTCAAATCGTGTGAGATCGAAATCGGGCGTACAGACGAGAATGTTTTATCCGTAATCGATCTCTTGTCCGAAGCCGGGGGCAAGGAATTATGA
- a CDS encoding formylmethanofuran dehydrogenase subunit B — protein sequence MKTTANATCPFCGCLCDDLSVTIEDNRIISVDNGCALANAKFLDDKRLQHPVIRENNRLRESSYEEAIEISADLLKNADRPLFFGWSGTQVEAQCAGVNLCEVLGGVIDNTSSICHGPSILAIQEVGHPGCTLGQVKNRADLVIYWGCNPSESHPRHLSKYTTYASGFFVKNAHRERKLIVVDVRKTESADLADEFVQINPGGDYAVLSALRAIVRGRSDFIPETVSGVPKAQLKRIVDICKEAKFGAIFFGLGLTMSENKYKNVRNAIELTRELSRHTKFTITPMRGHWNVYGANEAFTWLTGYPYAVDFARGTAYYNPGETSAVDILARRECDVMFVIGSDPGAHLPRKCLEYMSKIPVILVDPHVNCTSVFADVQIPVAIAGIETSGTAYRMDGVPLMTKKLIETDFPTDTEIINRIHEIVVG from the coding sequence ATGAAAACCACGGCGAATGCGACATGCCCCTTTTGCGGTTGCCTCTGCGACGACCTCTCGGTTACTATCGAAGATAATAGGATCATCTCCGTCGACAACGGCTGTGCCCTCGCCAATGCAAAGTTTCTCGATGATAAAAGGCTTCAGCACCCTGTGATCCGTGAAAACAACCGGCTGAGAGAGTCATCTTACGAGGAAGCAATAGAAATTTCAGCGGATCTGCTGAAAAATGCCGACAGACCTCTCTTCTTCGGCTGGAGCGGCACACAGGTCGAAGCACAGTGTGCCGGGGTAAATCTTTGTGAAGTCCTCGGTGGAGTTATCGACAACACGTCTTCGATATGCCACGGGCCGTCTATTCTTGCGATACAGGAGGTAGGTCACCCCGGGTGTACGCTCGGGCAGGTGAAGAACAGGGCCGACCTCGTAATTTACTGGGGCTGCAATCCCTCGGAATCGCATCCAAGACATTTAAGCAAATATACTACCTATGCGTCGGGTTTCTTCGTGAAAAATGCCCACAGGGAGAGAAAACTGATTGTGGTGGATGTGAGAAAGACAGAATCGGCGGATCTCGCGGACGAATTTGTACAGATTAATCCCGGCGGCGATTATGCCGTTTTGTCCGCACTCAGGGCGATAGTCCGGGGCAGATCGGATTTTATCCCGGAAACCGTCTCGGGAGTTCCCAAAGCACAGCTAAAAAGGATTGTCGATATCTGCAAGGAGGCAAAATTCGGGGCAATCTTCTTCGGGCTCGGGCTGACGATGTCAGAAAACAAATATAAAAACGTCCGGAATGCGATCGAACTGACACGTGAACTCTCGCGGCACACAAAATTTACGATAACACCAATGAGAGGACACTGGAACGTCTATGGTGCAAATGAAGCGTTTACATGGCTGACAGGATATCCGTATGCCGTCGATTTTGCAAGAGGAACCGCATATTATAATCCCGGCGAGACGAGTGCCGTCGATATTCTTGCAAGAAGGGAATGCGACGTCATGTTTGTCATCGGGAGCGATCCGGGTGCTCATCTCCCGCGAAAGTGCCTGGAATATATGTCGAAGATTCCCGTCATCCTGGTAGATCCGCACGTAAACTGCACATCCGTCTTCGCCGACGTCCAGATTCCCGTGGCGATTGCAGGAATAGAGACGAGCGGGACCGCCTATCGTATGGACGGAGTTCCTCTTATGACGAAAAAACTGATTGAGACGGATTTTCCTACGGATA
- a CDS encoding formylmethanofuran dehydrogenase subunit C — MNTVQVTMIKDPKLYIEAENIVPDIFAGKTPEEIRELPIYEGNRTYKLGEYFEVTGKPGETAAETKIEVRGESLGRVKWIGSRMTGGEVIIFGDSDMYTGAFMEGGRIEVKGNVGHFTALGMKNGEMIIAGNAGNYLGAAYRGDWRGMMDGVIRVGGNAGSDLATYMRGGEVVIGGNVDVHVGNHQEGGRIVIKGNAKSKVGGQMVQGDIFVFGTIDLMMPGFAYTEDAELEVDGAKETFKVYEGDLGERHPKKSGKTVYAHLYVKA, encoded by the coding sequence ATGAATACTGTTCAGGTAACAATGATAAAGGACCCGAAGCTCTATATCGAGGCCGAAAATATCGTTCCCGATATTTTTGCAGGCAAGACTCCCGAAGAGATCAGGGAGCTTCCGATATACGAGGGCAACCGGACCTATAAGCTCGGCGAGTATTTCGAGGTCACGGGCAAACCCGGTGAGACTGCAGCAGAGACGAAGATCGAGGTCAGGGGCGAAAGTCTCGGCCGCGTGAAATGGATCGGCAGCAGGATGACGGGCGGCGAGGTGATAATCTTCGGGGATTCGGATATGTACACCGGGGCCTTCATGGAGGGCGGAAGGATCGAGGTTAAAGGAAATGTCGGTCACTTTACCGCTCTCGGCATGAAGAACGGGGAGATGATAATCGCAGGGAATGCCGGCAATTATCTCGGTGCAGCGTACCGCGGCGACTGGCGCGGCATGATGGATGGGGTTATCCGTGTCGGTGGCAATGCAGGTTCGGATCTTGCAACTTATATGCGTGGCGGCGAGGTCGTGATCGGCGGAAATGTCGATGTCCATGTCGGCAACCACCAGGAAGGCGGCAGGATCGTCATAAAAGGGAATGCGAAGAGCAAGGTCGGCGGCCAGATGGTCCAGGGAGACATCTTCGTATTCGGAACGATTGACCTGATGATGCCCGGATTTGCATATACCGAAGATGCCGAACTTGAGGTCGACGGAGCGAAAGAGACCTTTAAGGTCTATGAAGGAGACCTCGGGGAACGCCACCCGAAGAAGAGTGGAAAGACCGTCTACGCGCACCTGTACGTAAAGGCCTGA